The Candidatus Celerinatantimonas neptuna DNA segment GCTGCTGCAAGAATGACAGGCAACAAGGCTGTGGTATGAGCTGTGACACTGGCGAACAGATAATGGAGCAGGAAGAAGATGAGAGCCAGAATGACCATTGCTGTCATTGGGCTCATCCCATCTAGATTATTACCTACCATTTGTCCGAACCAGCTCACAAAACCAACTTTACTCAGACCACCGGCTAAGGCGACTAAAGTTGCGAACCAAACCAGTGTATTCCAGGCTGCTTTGTTGCTGAGAATGTCATTCCAGGTCAGAATTTTAAAGATCAGCATCAAAGAGATGACTAACAGTCCAACTAATGCGCCAGAAATATAGTGGCCGGCAAAGATCCACAGAACCAGAGCCATTACAACGAAACAAAGTAACAGAATTTCGTTTTTGGTGAGTTTACCCATTTCGGCTAATTCTTTTTTCGCCCAGTCTTGAACGGCAGAACCAGATTTAACTTCAGGAGGGCAGAGCCAGTAGCTCAGCAGAGGGACGATTAAAAGAAGTAAGATACAAACCGGTGCAGCAGCTTCAAACCACTGTCCCCAGCTGATTTCAATACCTGTAGATGCATGGGTCAGCGCAACGGCTAAAAGGTTTGGAGCAAGGGCTGTTAAGAATAGTGAACTGGTAACGCAAGTGGAGGCAATGGCTGTCCACATCAGATAAGTCCCGATACGTTTGCGGCTCTCATCTTCCGGATTGGAATTATAAAGAGGTGGCAGGTTACGTAATACCGGGAAGATGGTACCACCGCTACGTGCTGTATTAGATGGTGTGAATGGTGCCAGAATAGTATCGGCGATCATAATTGCATAACCTAAGGTAAGGCTTCTTTTGCCCATGGTCTTCACAAGCCATAGTGCAATACGGCGCCCCAATCCGGTCTTTTCATAGCCGAGTGCGAACATAAAGGCACCGAAGATTAGCCAAACGGTTCCATTAGTGAAGCCTGAAACGGCCCAGGAAAATGCTGCTTTAGCTGCTTTAAAATGTGGTGCAGCCAGCTGCTCAGGCGAGAACAATGCCCAGTGATTGAGCAAAGCCACGGCAACGACACCGAACAGACCGATTACAGCACCTGGTAGTGGTTCGAGAATCAAACCGACGACACAACCTATGAATATTGCGAAGTAGCGCCAAGCGTATGCATCTAAACCGGCGGGAGCCGGTATCAATGCGATCAATATTGCCACCCATAAGGGTGCAAAAGTCTTTATTAGTTTCATCGTGCATTGTTCCTATTCTTGACTGTTTCTTGTCATTATTAATTTCTAACTCTGCCACTATTAAGTAGCAGTACCATGGCCATCTAACAGATACTTTATATATATTCATTATTGTTTGATGGAAGAACTTGGGATGTCTTGATGGTCATCAAATAGCAGGCGGAAAAATTCAAAGCTTTTTTTGAAAATTGGATGAATATCAAGGATATCTTAGTTCATAAATTTAGATGAATTAAGGAGAATAACGGCGTTGAAGGCTAGGGTCTTTTTCTGTGAAAATATCTTTAGCCTGCTTTTGCGCTACAGTGTGTATTTTGATCGGTTGTATCATTGTAGCCATTGCGTTTTTGCCAGATCGAACACTTGGGTCGAGGATGGTTCAGATTTATTCCGGGCCAGTCCCTGACTGATATCCCCGATTAAAAAGGCTGGGTCGCATCCAGCTCTGACAAGATCAGTTCCATCAGGTAAGACAATGGCACTTTGCCCTGTATATATTAAACCGTTTTCTTCTCCACAAAGATTGGCATATACGGTTACTAAGCCATTTTCTAAAGCCCTTGCTCGGACTAATGATAATGGAACCTGAGTATAGGGGTACATATTGGCAGTCGGATTAAAGAGTACCGATGCTCCAGACTGGGCCATATGGCGGGCCACTTCTGGAAATTCGATGTCGTAACAGATTGAAAGTCCACAACGCTTGCCGGCCAGTTCAAACGTTTTAAATTCATGGCCCGGGGTAAACAGCACTTTTTCTTCGTCACCAAATAAAAAAACTTTATGGTGGCAGTGGGCAATTTCTCCTTTTTTATCAATAGCAACGGCACTGTTAAAAACAAATTCATCAACTTTTTCGGGAAATCCACAGATAATGGCTGTTTGATGTCGCCTGGCTATCTGGCGAATTCGGGTGATACCTGGCCCGTCAATTGGTTCGGCAAGCTGGCGTAGCTGGCCTTTGAGATTATATCCTGTTAAAAACAATTCGGGGAAAATCAGTACATTGACATCAAATGCCTTTGCTCCTGCGGCCAGGTGCTCGATGGTCGCCAGATTTGCAACTTTATCGGCGTATGTCGCTGCTTGTTGGCAGAGCATTATTTTCATGATGGATCCTGTTATCTCAGCAAATGAAGTAATTTTGTAGCGATGCGTATTGCACCTAAGCCATCAATCATGGTTTGTGCATGTTTCCGGAAAAGATTACGATGGCTTTCTAAAGATTTCAATGCGCTGTCTAATTGCTCCGGTTGTGATAAATCATCTAAAGAGAGAAGTTCAGCCAGCTGATAGCGACGAATCACTGCTTCATTAAACACCTGATTATCCACAATAGGAATGGCAAGTGTCGGAATTCCGATGCAGCATCTTTCCCAGGTCATCCCTCCGGCAGCACCTATCGTAAAGTCACATTGTGCAAGTAATCGGGGCATATTGGATTCATGGCGTTTGATGTGAATTGCGAGTGAACTGAATTGGACAAGTTCCAGCAAATCCGGCCAATCAGGATTGGCAGCCCCAGCGATAATGTGCCACTGGATGGATTTGGCCCTTTCAAGTTTTAGTAGCGCTTCTAATGTGGTTTTGGTCGCATGGACCGGGTCTGCGCCGCCAAAACAGATGAGCCCCTGACGAAATGGGCCACAGTTTGATCGCCGGTACGAGTGAAACTCTGGTGCAATCAGTGCGAACCGGCTTCCTAACCAAAACTGACACCCCTGATTAACTGATGTGTAGTCGGTGCTCTGTCGAAGTGGGCCTTGATCCAATAACCAGTTACACTGATGGGAGCGGTTGGCCAAATCATCGATCACTAATAATGGTATTTTCCCATAGAGTTGGTTTTCCCAGTTGGCATCTAAACCGTAATGATCGACAATCACGACGTCAGATTGCCAGTCCAAAATGGGATCAATTTTGCTTTGAAGCTGGGCAGCTTCAAGATATATGTGACCTCGTTTGACGACCCATTCTGCTAACGCGGGGGGTAACTGGTGGCAGTAAAAACAACACGTTAAGGTTTGATTATTGTCCTTCGCATGTTGGGATAAAGCATCGGCCAAAGTCAGACAACGCATGAGATGGCCTGTGCCAATCTGGCTATTGGCATCTAATCGAAACAGAATCTTAATCATTGGGCATGGAGCGCCTGATAAAGGAGTTCGGCAAGCTGCCAGTCTTCGGGTGTATCAATATCAACGACTCGATAACGCGGTAAAATTAATGCTTGGCCGCTACCGCTAAAGGTGCCAACGCCGGATAACCAAGCTTCACGGGTTCCCCAATAAAATTGTCCTGCATCTTGAAATGCCGGCTCAAGATCCTGGCTTCTCTGGCCGATATATTCAGGATAGAAAGGCCGCATAAAGCCTTGTTGGTCTCGTTTTAATGCGCGTTGAATCGGAAATGGAAACTCAGCGGCAGAGAAGACATAATCAGCACCGCTTTGGGTTAGTAGCGAAAGTCCCTTGGCCAGTGTTTTTGCATCTAATAAAGGGGTGGTTGCATAGATACAGCAATAGATTTTATCGCGAAGCTGACATTCGCGATCTAAACGCTGAATCGTGTCAATGACAACTGGGGTTGTGCCGACAAAATCATCGGCAAGTGTCGGGTCCCGTAAAAAAGGAACATCAGCTCCCAGACTTTGAGCAACTTCGGCGATTTGTGGGTCGTCGGTGGAGACAACGACAGAAGAAAAGCAACCACTCTCAAGAGCTGAATTAACGGCATAACTGATCATTGGCTGGCCGCAAAAGGATTTTAAGTTTTTATGTGGGATCCGTTTACTGCCGCCCCGTGCCGGTATAATGGCGATGGCCATAGCTGTCCCTTTGTTGATCAAAGATGATAGTCAAGAGTAAGGTATTATGGAAAAGATCACCAATAAAGTAACTCGTTATTGTGTAAAGATGAGTCGATATAAGGAGTTTTTTTGAATCAGGAACCCGCTGCCCGAATAAGTGCCTATGGCGTCATGTTAAGGCCAGTATGCCCTGCGGATCTTCCATCGTTACGACGTTGGCGAAATAGTGAACCGGTTCGTTGTCAGATGCTCAGTCAGCAGATCATTTCCGCTCGTCAGCAGCGATGCTGGTTTGAGAGAATGTATGATGAACCCTCGCGGCGGCATTGGTGTGTAGAGGTAAATGGTTTGCGGACCGGTTATGCAAATCTGAAAGGATCTGCTTCAGGTAATTTGGCGCACCAGGCCTGTGCTGATAGCGGATTATACCTCGGTGATACGCCGGTTCGTCATGGGTTGCTGGCAACAGCGGTTGCATTGTGTCAACTAGATGCTGCATTTGAATTATTACATATTAAAATGATTAAGACGCAGGTGAAATGTGATAATTCGGCGGCTTTAAGGCTCAATAGCATGTTGGGATATCAACGTGGTATGCAAGAGCATGAATTTATAACTTTGACGTTGGTTGCCAAAGATTACTTCGCAGCCCGTCAGTCATTAATGAGATTTTTCCGCCATGTCTGAATTGAAACCTTTAGCTGATGTTTTTGCCGAGGCGCTTGCTGTTGATGTTGCCCTGATCCAGGGCGATTTGCAATATCAGGGGATCCCACAATGGGATTCGGTCGCACATATGCAGCTGATTGCTGCAATTGAAGATAGTTACGATGTCATGCTCGATACTGATGACATTATTGATATGAGTTCATTCTCCAAGGCCCGAGACATATTGGCTAAATATGGCGTTAGTGTGTCATGACCGGTATGCTGGATGGTCGACATGTTTTGATTACTGGGGCTTCCCGGGGGATCGGTCGGGCGATTGCTCAGGTTTTTGCCCGTGAACAGGCGACTTTGTATCTCAACGGCCGGGATAAAGACAGCTTAGTTGCTCTTGCGGATGAATTGTCTGCACATTATGAGGTGGATTGCTCGGTATTAGCATTTGATGTGGCTGATAGTGATGCGGTTAAAGCGGGTTTTCGAGAATTATTTACACAAACGAAAACGCTGGATGTGCTCATCAACAATGCGGGTCTGCGCGATGAAGCACTGCTTGCTATGGTGACTCCCGAGAGCCTTGAACAGACCTTTGCCGTCAATAGTTTCGGCGCGTTTTACTGTGCCCAGTATGCGGCCCGAATGATGCGTCGCAATGGTGGTGGCAGTATCGTGAATATGGCATCGGCGATGGCATTGGGTGGTTGTCCGGGGCAAAGTGTATATGCGGCCAGTAAGGCGGCTCTGGTGGGAATGACCCGCTCGCTGGCGAAAGAGTTGGCTGGCGATAAGATTCGGGTGAATGCCATTGCACCGGGCTTAATTGAAACGGATTTGGTGGCTGATTTAACCCCGGCTCAGCGTGATGTGCATATCAGGCAGATTACCTTGGGGCGAATTGGTCAAGCAGAAGAAGTGGCTCGCTGCGCACTGTTTTTAAGTTGTGACTGGTCAGGCTATATGACCGGCGAGCTGTTACATGTAGATGGAGGGATGGCGCTTTGAATTTACTCAGGCAGATGGAACAGTATCAGGGCGAAGCGATTTGGTATCAGGGCGCTTCAATCACCTATCCACAGCTTCTTGAACAAGCTGAGATGATGGTAAAGATGTGGGGGGGAGAGCGACAGCTAATTGCATTAAAGGCTCACCATCACCCGGATACCATTGTGATCTATCTGGCTGCTTTACTGGGGCGACATCCTCTGATTCTGATTAACCCGAAATTAGATGAACAGAGTCAGCAGGCGATTATTGAATCGTATCAGCCAAACTGGGGGTATTTTGAACGTGGCCAGAGCGGGGTTTCGCTTCACACTAAGCCTCATAATCTGGATCCTGAACTGGCATTATTACTGACGACATCCGGCTCCACTGGGGGCGTGAAACTGGTGCAGCTCAGCCTCGCTAACCTTTCGGCGAATGCAGCTTCAATTGCGGACTATTTGCAGATGGATTGCCACTCCCGGGTCATCAGTGCATTACCGCTTGCCTATTCATATGGATTATCGTTACTTAATAGTCATCTTTGGTGCGGTGGTTCGATGGTTCTGACCGAACCCGACCCTATGCGCCGGGACTTCTGGCAATTGCTCAAAGAACAAGGTGTCACACAGCTTGCCGGTGTCCCTTATAGTTATCAAATGTATGAACAGTTGCGAATTCGCCGCAATGACTGGCCTGACCTGCAAGTTCTGACACAAGCCGGAGGACATCTTGATCGAAAACTGGCCCAGACGTTTGCGCAATGGGCATCCGCGCAGGGGAAAGATTTTTGCGTGATGTACGGGCAGACTGAAGCCACCGCCCGAATCGCCTATGTGCCGGCAGGTGAAGTGCTTTCCCGCCCCGATAGTATTGGGGTTGCAATTCCCGGCGGTGAATTAATGATTGTTGATGAACAGGGCCAACCATTACTGGATGACAATCAGGAAGGGGAGCTGGTTTATCGGGGAGCAAATGTCATGTTAGGCTATGCCCAGACGCTCTCTGATCTGGCAAAACCGTCACGACCGGGCGTACTCAAAACAGGTGATTTAGGTTACCGGGATGCCGATGGCTTTTTCTATGTTACCGGGCGCTTAAAACGCATGATTAAACTGGCTGGGACCAGAACTGCGTTAGATGCGCTGGAGCGGACGTTATCAACACCCGAATTACCGGTGGTTTGTTGTGGCCATGATGATGCTCTGCGCATCGCGGTGACTTCAACAGAACACGTTCTCGACGTGGAAAAGCATCTGCGGGAGCAGTTGGGGCTGCATCCTCGTTTATTTGCTGTAGCCTGTATTGAGTCACTGCCTCATACCGCCAATGGCAAGTTGGATTATCCCCGTTTAGCGCAGTGGATTGAACATGATGGCTCTTGATGCGCTGTTAAATGCGCCGGTTTATGGTTTGCCTCAGGTGGAAAAACAAGCCTTGTTGCTGGCCCGGCTAAATGAGCTGACGGATCATCATGCACGTTGCTGTCAACCGTATGACCGGTTATTACAAGCGGGGAATTTTCCCCGGTTTGCGACGCGTGAAGATGAATTGATGCCGTTGGCTATTCGTCTGTTTAAACATTTGAAATTAAAAAGTATCGATGATGCCGATGTCTTCAAAACACTGACATCCTCAGGCACAAGTGGTGCAAAATCGCAAATTTTTTTGGATCGGAATGCTTCAGCACTGCAAAGTAAGGTTTTGGTCAAAATCTTGCAAAATTGGGTCGGTCGACAACGGTTGCCCATGCTGCTGGTTGAGCAGCCGGCACTGCTTTCCAGCCGACAAGGGTTTTCTGCACGGGGTGCCGGGGCGCTTGGCCTTTCTTTTTTAGGGCGTGATCACAGCTATGCTCTGGATGAACAGATGCAACCCGACTGGGCTTTAATTGAACGCTTTTGTGAGCGTTACCATAATCAACCCGTGATCATCTTCGGCTTTACGTTCATGCTCTGGCAGTGTCTGTTAGAGCCGCTGGCGAAAAGAGGGCTCAAATTACCACTTAATCAAGCCATTATATTCCACAGTGGCGGCTGGAAAAAATTAGAGCATCTGGCAGTTAGTCATCAGGCTTTCAATGATCGCTGCCATGATTGGATAGGGAGCGAAACAGTCCATAATTTTTATGGGATGGCCGAGCAGACAGGGAGTATTTTTGTCAGTTGTGAACAAGGGCATCTACACACCCCGGTTTTTTCAGACATTTTAATTCGCCATCCAAAGAGCATGGCGGTGCAACCCCGGGGTGAGGCTGGTCTCATTCAGGTTGTCTCCGGGCTGCCTGAAAGTTACCCGGGCCATAGCTTACTGACGGAAGATTTAGGGATCTGGCTGGGGGATGATGATTGTCCTTGTGGACGCAAAGGTCGCTATTTCAAAGTGCTCGGACGAGAGCAAACAGCAGAGGTGCGTGGATGCAGCGATACATTCAGTTAACGACCGAACAGTACCAGCAGATTGATGTGTTATGCCCGGCAGATGAGGGGCTTCTTTCGTTTAACCGGATGCCACTCCCATGTTATGCGCCGCTTCTTCTTGAGTTTATTCGCGTTTTTAGCCATGAACTGTCTTTACTTGAGACCGTCCCCAGTGCCAGAGCTCTGGGGTTTTTCTTAAGGGAGCGTGTGTTGCACCATCAAATTGAACAACGCCTGGCTCAGGGAAAACGAGCCCCGCTGGGTGTTAGTTTTCATTTAGTGCCAGCTAATGTTCCAATGGTTGCGTTTCATTCGGCGATTGCTTCTTTATTGCAGGGAAATCCAACACTCGTGCGTTTATCGAGCCGGGAACTGCCTGATCAACAGGCGGTGATCAAGGTTTTAAACCGTTTACTGGCTCAGCCACGCTGGCAGATGGTTGCTGAGCGGCTTCGGATCATTCGCTATCCTCATGATGAGGGCCTGACACAATCTCTGAGTGATTATTGTGCCAGCCGGGTGATTTGGGGCGGGGATCAAAGCATTGCCGCCATTCGTCGTTTACCTTTGCCCGCCGGGGCGAAAGAGCTGACATTTGCCGATCGCCAGTCACTGGCTTTATTTGACGAAGTGGCATTACGCGAACTGCCTGCACGGGCAATTCAGTTGCAACTACAGCAACTGGCTGTCGATATTGGTCAGTTTGATCAGCAGTCCTGTTCATCTCCGGGACTTTTGTTGTGGATTGGCCGTGATACAACGATGCGCCAGCGGGTTTTTCGTCAGTTGGCCCGTTTTATACCCGATGAACTCAAACGGGCCAGCGAGCAATTGTTGCAACTCCAACAGGCGGCGATTGATGGGGACATCAGCCATTATCAACAAGCAGATAGGATTGGTTGGGGCGAATTATCATGGGGAGAGTCATTGCCGATACGCCGTGGCGGCACACTTTATTGGCAGCAGGTGGAACAGCTTGAAACCTGGCTTGAGACGATGGCAAATTATCAGACCTGTGTCATGGTCGGTGGCTCCCGCCAGAGCCTGCGCGATCAGCTGCTGGAATACCCCTCTCTTCGGGTGGATCGGGTCGTGGCACCGGGGCAGGCTTTAGCCTTCGACTGGTACTGGGATGGCGTCGATCTACTCAGTGAACTGTCCCGGGCACAGCGGTAAATCCGTGCTTGCCATAGAATGGCAATGGCGGCCCAGATTTACCTTGGATTTGACCTGAGTCCCATATCAGAAAACAAGCCTG contains these protein-coding regions:
- the fabG_1 gene encoding 3-oxoacyl-[acyl-carrier-protein] reductase FabG, with product MTGMLDGRHVLITGASRGIGRAIAQVFAREQATLYLNGRDKDSLVALADELSAHYEVDCSVLAFDVADSDAVKAGFRELFTQTKTLDVLINNAGLRDEALLAMVTPESLEQTFAVNSFGAFYCAQYAARMMRRNGGGSIVNMASAMALGGCPGQSVYAASKAALVGMTRSLAKELAGDKIRVNAIAPGLIETDLVADLTPAQRDVHIRQITLGRIGQAEEVARCALFLSCDWSGYMTGELLHVDGGMAL
- the ramA gene encoding (R)-stereoselective amidase, whose amino-acid sequence is MKIMLCQQAATYADKVANLATIEHLAAGAKAFDVNVLIFPELFLTGYNLKGQLRQLAEPIDGPGITRIRQIARRHQTAIICGFPEKVDEFVFNSAVAIDKKGEIAHCHHKVFLFGDEEKVLFTPGHEFKTFELAGKRCGLSICYDIEFPEVARHMAQSGASVLFNPTANMYPYTQVPLSLVRARALENGLVTVYANLCGEENGLIYTGQSAIVLPDGTDLVRAGCDPAFLIGDISQGLARNKSEPSSTQVFDLAKTQWLQ
- the pseG gene encoding UDP-2,4-diacetamido-2,4, 6-trideoxy-beta-L-altropyranose hydrolase — its product is MIKILFRLDANSQIGTGHLMRCLTLADALSQHAKDNNQTLTCCFYCHQLPPALAEWVVKRGHIYLEAAQLQSKIDPILDWQSDVVIVDHYGLDANWENQLYGKIPLLVIDDLANRSHQCNWLLDQGPLRQSTDYTSVNQGCQFWLGSRFALIAPEFHSYRRSNCGPFRQGLICFGGADPVHATKTTLEALLKLERAKSIQWHIIAGAANPDWPDLLELVQFSSLAIHIKRHESNMPRLLAQCDFTIGAAGGMTWERCCIGIPTLAIPIVDNQVFNEAVIRRYQLAELLSLDDLSQPEQLDSALKSLESHRNLFRKHAQTMIDGLGAIRIATKLLHLLR
- the ttdT gene encoding L-tartrate/succinate antiporter — its product is MKLIKTFAPLWVAILIALIPAPAGLDAYAWRYFAIFIGCVVGLILEPLPGAVIGLFGVVAVALLNHWALFSPEQLAAPHFKAAKAAFSWAVSGFTNGTVWLIFGAFMFALGYEKTGLGRRIALWLVKTMGKRSLTLGYAIMIADTILAPFTPSNTARSGGTIFPVLRNLPPLYNSNPEDESRKRIGTYLMWTAIASTCVTSSLFLTALAPNLLAVALTHASTGIEISWGQWFEAAAPVCILLLLIVPLLSYWLCPPEVKSGSAVQDWAKKELAEMGKLTKNEILLLCFVVMALVLWIFAGHYISGALVGLLVISLMLIFKILTWNDILSNKAAWNTLVWFATLVALAGGLSKVGFVSWFGQMVGNNLDGMSPMTAMVILALIFFLLHYLFASVTAHTTALLPVILAAASGIPGINMQMFVFVLVPMLGLMGILTPYGTGPSPVYYGSGFIPGKTWWKLGAIFGGLYLIVWLGLGLPWLHMIFS
- the neuA gene encoding CMP-N,N'-diacetyllegionaminic acid synthase; amino-acid sequence: MAIAIIPARGGSKRIPHKNLKSFCGQPMISYAVNSALESGCFSSVVVSTDDPQIAEVAQSLGADVPFLRDPTLADDFVGTTPVVIDTIQRLDRECQLRDKIYCCIYATTPLLDAKTLAKGLSLLTQSGADYVFSAAEFPFPIQRALKRDQQGFMRPFYPEYIGQRSQDLEPAFQDAGQFYWGTREAWLSGVGTFSGSGQALILPRYRVVDIDTPEDWQLAELLYQALHAQ
- the lcfB_1 gene encoding Long-chain-fatty-acid--CoA ligase — translated: MNLLRQMEQYQGEAIWYQGASITYPQLLEQAEMMVKMWGGERQLIALKAHHHPDTIVIYLAALLGRHPLILINPKLDEQSQQAIIESYQPNWGYFERGQSGVSLHTKPHNLDPELALLLTTSGSTGGVKLVQLSLANLSANAASIADYLQMDCHSRVISALPLAYSYGLSLLNSHLWCGGSMVLTEPDPMRRDFWQLLKEQGVTQLAGVPYSYQMYEQLRIRRNDWPDLQVLTQAGGHLDRKLAQTFAQWASAQGKDFCVMYGQTEATARIAYVPAGEVLSRPDSIGVAIPGGELMIVDEQGQPLLDDNQEGELVYRGANVMLGYAQTLSDLAKPSRPGVLKTGDLGYRDADGFFYVTGRLKRMIKLAGTRTALDALERTLSTPELPVVCCGHDDALRIAVTSTEHVLDVEKHLREQLGLHPRLFAVACIESLPHTANGKLDYPRLAQWIEHDGS